From a region of the Lactuca sativa cultivar Salinas chromosome 4, Lsat_Salinas_v11, whole genome shotgun sequence genome:
- the LOC128133386 gene encoding transcription factor bHLH25-like: MLPVDDSLGYEAVGATKIPIISRNLIQAQDHVLAERKRREKLNRNFISLSSLIPKLKKMDKESVLEDASIYIKEHQDRVKELEGLSGTKRKNVQDCVLHACKAIPLVTRMALGRNTWVTVLCRKLRDWWHWLETESYGSGTIKSFIDLPRAFNGTEH; this comes from the exons ATGCTCCCGGTTGATGATTCACTTGGATATGAAGCTGTTGGTGCCACAAAGATTCCAATAATTTCCAGAAATCTGATTCAGGCACAAGATCATGTTTTGGcagagagaaagagaagagaaaagtTGAATCGAaactttatttccttatcttcCCTCATCCCTAAGCTTAAGAAG ATGGACAAGGAATCTGTGCTTGAAGATGCATCTATTTACATAAAAGAACATCAAGATCGGGTGAAGGAACTGGAGGGATTATCAGGAACAAAGAGAAAGAATGTTCAAGATTGTGTATTGCATGCGTGTAAG GCAATACCTCTAGTTACTCGGATGGCATTAGGAAGAAACACTTGGGTTACTGTTTTATGCAGAAAGCTAAGAGATTGGTGGCACTGG CTAGAGACAGAGAGTTATGGAAGTGGAACAATCAAATCATTCATTGACCTTCCACGAGCCTTCAATGGAACAGAGCATTAG